The Populus trichocarpa isolate Nisqually-1 chromosome 2, P.trichocarpa_v4.1, whole genome shotgun sequence genome has a window encoding:
- the LOC7461843 gene encoding uncharacterized protein LOC7461843: MAVASEESTSICSHCDRAIPSSNIDLHYAHCFRNLKKCKICGDMVPKKHAEEHFLNTHAPVACSLCSETMEREILAVHKGENCPQRIVTCEFCEFPLPAVDLAEHQEVCGNRTELCHMCNKYIRLRERYNHESRCTGLPDTTVESSRDVRAAERRQPQGPQRRQPQDFSRKRLLFTIAITGIAVLLGSFLFQKKTEDSQVH; the protein is encoded by the exons ATGGCAGTTGCATCTGAGGAATCAACTAGCATATGCAGTCACTG tgACAGAGCTATTCCTTCCTCAAACATTGATTTGCACTATGCACATTGTTTCCGAAATCTCAAAAAATGTAAAATCTGTGGTGATATGGTCCCCAAGAAACATGCTGAGGAACATTTCTTGAACACTCATGCTCCG GTAGCCTGTTCACTCTGCAGTGAGACAATGGAACGTGAAATTCTAGCTGTCCATAAAGGTGAAAATTGTCCCCAAAGGATTGTCACATGTGAGTTCTGTGAGTTTCCATTGCCAGCAGTTGATCTAGCTGAGCATCAG gAGGTATGTGGGAATCGGACAGAACTCTGTCACATGTGTAATAAATACATTAGACTGCGAGAAAGATATAATCATGAGTCTAGATGCACTGGCTTACCAGATACTACTGTAGAGTCTTCCAG GGATGTGAGGGCTGCTGAAAGAAGACAGCCACAAGGTCCCCAGAGAAGGCAGCCACAGGACTTTTCACGGAAACGACTTCTATTCACTATTGCTATAACTGGCATTGCTGTTCTGTTAGGATCATTTCTCTTCCAGAAGAAAACTGAGGATAGTCAAGTGCATTAG